From Nicotiana tabacum cultivar K326 chromosome 20, ASM71507v2, whole genome shotgun sequence, one genomic window encodes:
- the LOC107786954 gene encoding ornithine transcarbamylase, chloroplastic gives MAAIFSQLSSLRSPETLSSFSSVSSLSHSGKQSSHFSGVIAPFPVTFTATRQRISCQISSSATSPSSVIANATANQKDFLHISDFDKATILNILDRAREVKELLKSGERTYLPFTGKTMAMIFAKPSMRTRVSFETGFYLLGGHAIYLGPDDIQMGKREETRDVARVLSRYNDIIMARVFAHQDILDLAKYATVPVINGLTDYNHPCQIMADALTMIEHVGQLEGTKVVYVGDGNNIVHSWLLLASVIPFHFVCACPKGFEPDQETVEKARQAGVSKIEITNDPKEAVRGADVVYADVWASMGQKEEAAHRRQVFQGFQVDEELMKLAGQKAYFMHCLPAERGVEVTDGVIEAPNSIVFPQAENRMHAQNAIMLHVLGL, from the exons ATGGCGGCCATTTTTTCTCAGCTATCCTCTCTCCGGTCACCGGAAACCCTCTCTTCCTTCTCCTCCGTCTCTTCTCTCTCTCACTCCGGCAAGCAATCGTCGCACTTCTCCGGCGTAATCGCGCCTTTTCCGGTCACATTTACGGCTACTCGTCAACGCATCTCATGCCAAATCAGCTCTTCAGCTACATCTCCTTCCTCCGTCATTGCAAATG CAACTGCCAATCAGAAGGACTTTCTACACATCAGCGATTTTGACAAAGCCACTATTTTGAACATCTTGGATAGAGCCAGAGAGGTTAAAGAGTTGCTAAAATCGGGAGAGAGGACATATCTCCCATTCACGGGTAAAACTATGGCAATGATTTTTGCCAAGCCTTCCATGAGGACACGGGTTTCTTTCGAGACAGGGTTTTACTTGCTTGGAGGCCATGCGATATATTTGGGACCAGATGACATACAGATGGGTAAGCGGGAAGAAACTCGTGATGTTGCTCGTGTTCTTTCTCGCTATAATGACATAATTATGGCGAGAGTTTTTGCTCATCAG GACATTCTTGATCTAGCTAAATATGCAACTGTGCCTGTGATCAATGGCCTCACAGACTATAACCATCCTTGTCAAATTATGGCTGATGCCCTTACAATGATCGAACATGTCGGTCAGCTGGAAGGAACTAAG GTCGTCTATGTTGGAGATGGAAATAACATAGTGCATTCCTGGCTGCTGTTGGCGTCAGTGATACCTTTCCACTTTGTTTGTGCCTGCCCGAAAGGTTTTGAACCTGATCAGGAAACAGTTGAGAAAGCACGACAGGCTGGAGTCAGCAAAATCGAGATAACTAATGATCCTAAGGAGGCTGTTAGAGGTGCTGATGTTGTCTATGCAGATGTCTGGGCCAGCATGGGACAAAAGGAAGAAGCTGCACATCGCCGTCAAGTCTTTCAAGGATTCCAG GTGGATGAAGAACTGATGAAACTAGCTGGACAAAAAGCGTATTTCATGCACTGTTTGCCAGCAGAAAGAGGAGTTGAAGTTACTGATGGCGTTATTGAAGCACCAAACTCCATTGTATTCCCCCAAGCTGAGAACCGCATGCATGCGCAAAATGCAATTATGCTTCATGTTCTTGGTTTGTAA
- the LOC142174463 gene encoding uncharacterized protein LOC142174463, with translation MQAHANSHISDKVFQVGDWVFVKLQPYRQSTLSISPYHKLTSKYFGPYPIIERVGAVAYKLLLPLEVQIHPTFHISQLKFCYELPTEIVHPPFLNLASPLCCPQPEAVLSKRLIKKGNKAVAQRLVKWMDLHASQATWELASDLRTRFPTFTLEDNGVVHRGGGRGIDTHIAGAAN, from the coding sequence ATGCAGGCTCATGCTAACAGCCACATATCTGATAAGGTATTCCAGGTGGGAGATTGGGTCTTTGTTAAACTTCAGCCCTATAGACAGTCTACTCTCTCCATTTCTCCTTATCATAAACTCACTTCTAAGTATTTTGGACCCTATCCTATTATAGAAAGGGTAGGAGCCGTTGCTTACAAACTTTTGCTCCCTCTTGAGGTTCAAATACACCCCACATTCCACATTTCTCAGCTCAAGTTTTGCTATGAGCTACCTacagaaattgttcatcctccatTCTTGAACTTAGCCAGTCCCCTATGTTGTCCCCAACCAGAAGCTGTGTTGAGCAAAAGATTAATCAAGAAGGGCAATAAAGCTGTGGCCCAACGCTTGGTCAAATGGATGGACTTGCATGCCTCCCAGGCTACATGGGAACTTGCCTCTGATCTACGCACCAGGTTTCCCACATTCACCCTTGAGGACAATGGTGTTGTCCAtcggggaggggggaggggtatTGATACACACATTGCAGGTGCTGCCAACTAG
- the LOC107786955 gene encoding proteasome subunit alpha type-1-A: protein MFRNQYDTDVTTWSPAGRLFQVEYAMEAVKQGSAAIGLRSKSHVILACVNKANSELSSHQKKIFKVDDHIGVAIAGLTADGRVLSRYMRSECINYSYSYESPLPVGRLVVQLADKAQVCTQRSWKRPYGVGLLVGGLDESGAHLYYNCPSGNYFEYQAFAIGSRSQAAKTYLERRYGSFTDSSRGSLLKDALFALRETLQGEKLTSTNCTVAVLGIGEPFHMLDKDTIQGLINEFELAGEEAPAASTDAAADAESAVPEAGAPTDEGAAPMDI from the exons ATGTTCAGGAACCAGTACGACACCGACGTAACAACATGGTCGCCGGCGGGAAGGCTATTTCAAGTAGAGTATGCAATGGAAGCAGTTAAACAAGGATCAGCAGCAATAGGACTTCGATCGAAGAGTCACGTCATTCTCGCGTGCGTTAACAAGGCTAATTCTGAACTTTCATCTCACCAGAAGAAGATCTTCAAAGTTGATGACCATATCGGTGTTGCCATCGCCGGACTCACCGCCGACGGTCGTGTACTTTCTCGGTATATGCGTTCGGAATGTATTAATTATAGTTATTCTTATGAATCGCCGTTGCCTGTTGGTCGACTTGTCGTTCAGCTCGCTGATAAAGCTCAG GTTTGTACCCAACGATCCTGGAAACGACCTTATGGTGTTGGCCTGCTTGTAGGTGGGCTAGATGAATCTGGCGCTCACCTCTATTACAATTGCCCTAGTGGTAACTACTTTGAATATCAAGCTTTTGCCATTGGATCTCGGTCACAAGCTGCAAAAACATACTTGGAGCGTAGGTACGGGAGTTTCACGGATTCTTCACGAGGAAGTCTGCTTAAGGATGCACTTTTTGCATTGAGGGAGACTTTGCAAGGAGAAAAGCTGACTAGCACGAACTGTACTGTTGCTGTGCTAGGTATAGGAGAGCCTTTCCATATGTTGGATAAAGATACTATTCAAGGATTAATCAATGAATTTGAGTTAGCTGGTGAAGAAGCTCCCGCTGCAAGCACAGATGCAGCTGCTGATGCCGAATCAGCAGTACCTGAAGCGGGCGCCCCTACTGATGAAGGTGCTGCACCAATGGATATATGA